A stretch of the Corylus avellana chromosome ca6, CavTom2PMs-1.0 genome encodes the following:
- the LOC132184044 gene encoding caffeic acid 3-O-methyltransferase-like, whose translation MGSTEKQLDDHQPSIKRSEDDDACLYAMHLSSSHVFAMVLKAAVELNLFEIIARVAASPATADAYLSTSEIASQLPTKNPDAPSLLDRMLRLLASYSLLTCSVRTGKDGSDERLYGLAPAGKFYVQNEDGYSLASMPLFSHHPAAAEVRLHLKDAILEEGNTFEKVHGRSAYQHMNADPTFNKVFNKAMADISGITMTRMLETYKGFEGLSSLVDVAGGTGATLNMIISKYPSIKGINFDLPHVIQHAPSYPGIENVAGDMFASVPKGDAIMMKATCHNWSDGHCIKILNNCNKALQQNGKVIIIDYIMPEAPESSDAAKYVSSLDNVMLVNLGGKERTEKEFEALSKSSGFSGFRLVCRAYNVFGVMELYK comes from the exons ATGGGTTCAACCGAGAAGCAGTTGGATGATCATCAGCCGTCCATTAAGAGATCAGAAGACGACGATGCATGTCTCTATGCCATGCACCTGTCCAGCTCTCACGTTTTCGCCATGGTATTGAAAGCTGCCGTGGAGCTCAACCTGTTCGAAATCATTGCTCGGGTGGCTGCAAGCCCTGCAACCGCCGATGCTTACCTGTCGACCTCTGAGATTGCTTCTCAACTTCCCACAAAAAACCCCGATGCCCCTTCTCTGCTTGATCGCATGCTCCGTTTACTTGCAAGCTACTCACTTCTTACTTGCTCTGTGCGCACCGGTAAAGATGGAAGTGATGAGAGACTCTATGGACTCGCACCCGCCGGCAAATTCTATGTTCAAAATGAAGATGGATACTCTCTAGCTTCCATGCCACTATTTTCTCATCACCCAGCCGCTGCAGAGGTACG GCTTCATCTTAAGGATGCTATTCTTGAAGAAGGCAATACATTTGAGAAGGTCCATGGGAGATCCGCCTACCAACACATGAACGCTGATCCAACatttaataaagtttttaacAAGGCTATGGCTGATATCTCTGGAATAACCATGACAAGAATGCTTGAGACATACAAAGGATTTGAGGGATTATCATCGCTGGTTGATGTTGCTGGTGGCACTGGAGCAACCCTCAACATGATCATTTCTAAGTACCCTTCCATTAAAGGCATCAACTTTGATTTGCCTCATGTGATACAACATGCACCATCTTATCCAG GTATTGAGAATGTTGCAGGAGATATGTTTGCAAGTGTTCCAAAAGGTGACGCCATTATGATGAAG GCTACATGTCACAACTGGAGTGATGGACATTGcataaaaattttgaacaacTGCAATAAAGCACTGCAACAAAATGGAAAAGTGATTATCATTGACTATATAATGCCAGAGGCACCTGAGTCAAGTGATGCTGCGAAGTATGTTTCTTCCCTTGATAATGTCATGCTTGTTAACCTTGGAGGGAAGGAAAGAACTGAGAAGGAGTTCGAGGCCTTGAGCAAGAGTTCGGGATTTTCGGGGTTTCGTCTTGTCTGTCGTGCTTACAATGTTTTTGGAGTTATGGAACTTTACAAATAA